CCGCCGAGGCCCACGCCGGTGCCGTCCGCTCGGCGACCGGCCGGGTGATGACCAAGGGCGAGGTGGCGATGGCGCTGAGCGGCACCGGCCGCGGCTTCGACCTCGGCGTCGCGTTCGGCAAGTTCACCATCCGCCGCGCGCGCTGATGCCGACGGCGCCGGTCAGGTGCGCGGCAGGGTGACGCCGCGCTGCCCCTGGTACTTGCCGCCGCGGTCGGCGTACGAGGTCTCGCAGGTCTCGTCGGACTGGAAGAACAGCATCTGCGCAACGCCCTCGTTGGCGTAGATGCGCGCCGGCAGCGGCGTGGTGTTGGAGAACTCCAGGGTGACGTGCCCCTGCCACTCCGGTTCCAGCGGCGTCACGTTGACGATGATCCCGCAGCGCGCGTAGGTGCTCTTGCCCAGGCAGACCACCAGGACGTCGCGGGGGATGCGGAAGTACTCGACGGTGCGCGCCAGCGCGAACGAGTTGGGCGGGATGATGCAGACATCGCCCTTGAAGTCGACGAAGTTGCGGGCGTCGAAGTCCTTGGGATCGACGATCGTCGAGTTGATGTTGGTGAAGATCTTGAATTCGTCGGCGCAGCGCACGTCGTAGCCGTAGCTGGAGGTGCCCCAGGAGATCAGCCGGGCACCGTCGTCGCCGTGGCGGACCTGGCCCGGCGCGAACGGCTCGATCATGCCGTGCTCGCTCGCCATCTGCCGGATCCAGCGGTCGGACTTGATGCTCATCGGTGCTCGCGCCTGTGCCTCGGGGCGCCAAATGTACCAGCAGGCCGGCCACGGCCGGGACGCGAGGCGCGCTCCCTGCCGTTTGCCGGGGCCATCTGCGCAAGCCGCGTCCGGCCCCCGGCACGCTGCGCCGGGCGGAATCGCGGCAACCGCTCCGGGTGCTAAGGTCGCCCGGGGAGGAGGGGCACCGGCCGTCGCAACGGCGACCAGGGACCCGCTCGTCCCCCGCTACCACGACGACGAGCACCGCCCATGAGATTCCGTCCGCCCGCCCTGTCGCTGCTGCTCGCGACCGCCCTTGCCCTGCCCGCCGCTGCCCAGCCAGCGGCCCCCGAGGTCCTGCGCATCGCCGCGCCGGACGCCGCCACCCGGGATGCCCTGGCGGAACTGGCCGGCCACCTGGTGGTGGAGCCGGACAGCGGGGATGTGCTGGTCGAGGCCGATGGCGCGGTCCACGCCCTGCTCGCCCGCCTGGCCCTGGACTGGCGCCGCGACGAGGCGGCCAGCGCCGGCCTGGCCGCCCAGGTCCAGGGCGCCAGCCGCTCTATCCCCGGCTATGCCTGCTTCCGTACGGTCGAGGAGACGCTGGCCACCATCGACACCCTGGTGGCGGCGCACCCGACGCTCGCAAGCTACGTCGACATCGGCGAGAGCTGGCAGGCCGGCAACGGCCCGAACGGCGCCGGCTGGCCGCTGCGGGTGCTGCGCCTCGGCAATTCCGCGATTCCCGGCGACAAGCCGCGCCTGTTCGCGATGTCGGCGGTGCATGCCCGCGAGTACAGCACCGCCGAGCTGATGACCCGCTTCGCCGAGCAGCTCCTGGCCGGCCACGGCGTCGACGCCGAGGCGACCTGGCTGCTCGACCACAACGAGTTCCACCTGCTGCTGCAGGCCAACCCGGACGGCCGCAAGCGCGCCGAGACCGGCATCCTGTGGCGCAAGAACCAGAACACCCAGGACGGCGCCTGCAGCACCAATCCGCCAAACGGCAACAGCCATCCGGGCATCGACCTCAACCGCAACTATCCGTGGCGCTGGGGCATCGGCACCGGCTCCAGCACCATCCAGTGCAGCGGCACCTTTCGCGGACCCTCGCCGGCGTCGGAGCCCGAGACCCAGGCGGTGCGCGACTACGTCACCGCGATCTTTCCGGACACCCGGCCCGGCGACCCCCTGGACCCCGCCATCGCCGCCGACCCCGACACCCGCGGCCTGTTCCTGGACGTGCACAGCTACTCGCGTCTGGTGCTGTGGCCCTGGGGCTATTCCGGCAGCCCGGTGACCGGCAACGACGCCGCCCTGGTCCGCCTCGGCCGGCGTCTGGCCTGGTTCACGGAATACACGCCGCAACGCTCGCTCAACCTGTACGCGACCAATGGCACCACCATCGACTTCGCCTACGGCGAGCTGGGCGTGCCGGCCTACACCATGGAGCTTGGCCTGGCCTTCTTCGAGGACTGCGCCTACGCCGAGCAGACGCTGTTCCCCGACAATCTGGCCGCCCTGCGTTACGCATCGCGCAGCCTGCATGCGCCATACCGGCTGCCGGCCGGCCCCGATGCCGACCAGGTGGCCGTCGACCTGGCCAGGGTGCCACGCGGAAGCCAGGTCACGGTCACCGCCCGCATCGACGACAACCGTCTGCGCAACGTGGGCGGGACCAACCCATCGCCTCAGCCGCCGCCCGTCCCCGTCATCGGCGCGCGGCTGTACGTCGGCAGCCTGCCATGGCAGGACGGCGCGACCGGGCTCGAGATGGCCGCCGCCGACGGCGGCTTCGACGCGATTACCGAAAACGTGCGGCTCGACCTCGACACCTCCGGCCTGGCACCGGGCCGGCACCTGCTGTACGTGCAGGGCCGCACGACCAACGGCGCCGGACCGCCGGCCGCCGTGTTCCTGGAGGTGATCGACGGCGACCGGCTGTTCGCGGACGGCTTCGAGTCGCCCTGAGGGGCGTCCGTCTGCATCGTTCGCTCCCGCGATGTGCGGGCGGCGAATCCCGGTGCGCGGCCGTCCGCCGGCGCCACCCGCGGCCACGCGGGCGGCGGTCCTGGCTGCATCCGACTGACCGGTTGGTACCCGTCCCCGCGGCGGCCTGCTGACCTCCGGCCCATGCCGAAGCGGTCCGACGGTGTTGCAATGCCGGTCATCGAGCCAGCCGCCGGACCCGCGCCATGACCGAAACCCTTGCCGCCGTGCTGGCGCTGGCCGTCGTCGACAGCATCAATCCCTCGGCCCTGGTGGTGGCCATCTACCTGCTGACGCAGGCGAACGTGGTGGCGCGCCTGCTGGCCTACGTCGCCGGCATCCTGGCGAGCTACTTCGCGTTCGGCTGCGCCCTCATGCTCGGCGCCGGGGCGGTGTTCGCACGGTTCGGCGCGGCGCTGGACCATCCCGTCGTCTGGGGCGTGCAGGCCGCGCTGGGCGCGGTCCTGCTCGCCTTCGCCGTGTTCGCGCCCAAGCGGGGCGCGGATTCGATGCCGCCGCCACCCGCGCCGCGCGCCGGCGGCCTGGTCGGCATGATGCTGCTCGGCGCGACCGTCACCGTGCTGGAGCTGGTGACCGCGCTGCCCTACTTCGGCGCCATCGCGCTCATGGTCGGGGCCGGGCTGCCGGCGCCCGTGTGGCTGCCGCTGCTGCTGGTCTACAACCTGATCTTCGTGTTGCCGCCGCTGGCCCTGCTCGGCCTCCACCTGGCGTTCGGATCGCGGCTGCGGAGCCGCTACGGCGGCTGGCAGGCGCGCCTGCAGGCCGGCGCCCGGGAGACCCTGTTGTGGATCTTCGGGATCGTCGGGGTCGGCCTGCTGTTCGACGCGGCGGCGCGGTTCCGCGCGGCCGGTTGAGGCCCAGCCCGGGCCGGACCCTGCCGGACCCTGCCGCCAACACGTCGAGTGCCGTGCCCGGGCGACCCGCAGAGCCATCCCAATGAGCCGGGCAGCGCCAAGGGTCCTGCGGCGGCCGTGTCTTTTTTCGGATCCGTTTCAAATTTTCAGATGTGTCCGGTTATCCGGACACCCCTGACCGCAATGCCCGCCGCATCCGCCGGGCATTTTCTCGAGCCCGGACATGGCCACCCAGGCGCATCGACCAGGCGCCAGGCGGCCGGTTCCGGCAGGCCGGATTTCCGAATCGACCCGGATCGCGCCAGTGCCGAGCCGCGAGGAAATCTCCTCAACCTGTTGTTTTCGAATGCCCCAATGCGCCTGGGCCTGCACGCCTGGCAGCGCCTGCGTGCGCCCCGACACGGATTTGACCGGACCAGCTGTGCGGTATTTAACGGAATACCCGGGGCAGCGCCTGTTATTGTCCGCCGCCACTGCCCCCTTGTGACTCCCGCCATGCGTCGTCTGCTTCCCCTCCTGGCCCTTTTCCTGGTCCCGCCCCCGGCCGGCGCCTCGGAAACCCAATGCAATGGCGCGGGCCTGCCCGAGCCGGTGCTGTTCGTCCTGCAGTATCCGGTGCCCAACGATTTCGGCAGCATCGGTTCGGTGTTCGCCAATCACCTGGGCGGTATCGGCAACGCCGGGCGCGGCGGCGACCTGATGATCTGCTATCCGAACGGCGCGTTGCGCAACCTGACCCGGGAGGCCGGCTTCGGCATGGTCGGCATGCAGACCGGCCAGGCGATCTCGGTGCGCGACCCGCACGTGCACTGGTCGGGTCAGAAGGCGCTGTTCTCCATGGTGGTTGGCGCGCCCACCCAGCAGTACCAGGTGCGCAGCGACTATTGGCAGATCTACGAGGTCACCGGTCTGGGCCAGGGCCAGGCCGCGACCATCACCCGGCTGGCGACCCAGCCGGAGAACTACAACAACGTCGAGGCCGCCTGGCTGGCCGACGACAGCATCGTGTTCTCCTCGGACCGGCCGCGCAACGGCCAGCGCCACCTGTACCCGCAGTTCGACGAGTACGAATCGGCGCCGACGCCGACCGGCCTGTGGAAGATCGAGGCGGGCAGCGGCCGGCTGTCCCTGCTGCAGCACAGCCCGTCCGGTTCGTTCCATCCGTTCGTGGACAGCTACGGTCGGCTGGTCTTCACGCGCTGGGACCACCTGATGCGCGACCAGCAGGGCGACAACCCATCCAGCAATCCGCACGGCGCCTTCAATTACGCCAGCGAGGCCGTCGACGCCGCCCGCCTGCCCGACCGCAGCGAGGTGTTCCCGGAACCGCGCCTGCCCACCGGCATCTTCCACGGCAACCGCATCAACCACTTCATGCCCTGGATGATCCGCCCGGACGGCACCGGCGAGGAATCGCTCAACCACATCGGCCGCCACGAGCTGCACGCCTACTTCGAGGCCAGCATCAACACCGACCCGCTGATCAACCATTTCGGCGCGCCGTCCGGACGCAACAACGTGCTGCACCTGCTGCAGACCATCGAGGACCCGACCACGCCGGGCCGCTACCTGTCGATCGACGCGCCCGAGTTCGGCGCCTACGCCTCCGGCCAGCTGGTCAGCTACCTGGCGCCGCCGCACCTGCAGGCGCGCAATCTGCAGGTCCAGTACCTGAGCGACCGCAGCGGCGCCGGCTTCCCGTCGCCGGCGCCGGCCGGCTTCGCGCGCTACCGCAATCCGGCGGTGTTCTCCGACGGCAGCCTGATCGCCGCGCACACCACGACCGCCGCCTATGCCGCCAACCTCGGCAACCTGGCCAATCCGCAGTCCTCGTACGCGTTCCGGATCCGCCGGCTGGTGGTCGGCGGCGACGGCCGGGTGAACCCGGGCACGGCGCTGACCCAGGGCATCACCCGGCAGGTCCAGTTCTGGAGCCCGGACGTGATGGTCACCTACAACGGCCCGATGTGGGAGTTCTCGCCGGTCCCGGTGCGCGCGCGGCCGCGCCCGCCCGTGGTCAACGACCCGGGCCTGGAGGCGCCGGAGGCCGCCGCGTTCGCCCAGGCCGGCAGCAGCCTGGATTCGCTGCAGGCGTTCCTGAAGGCCTGGGACCTGGGCCTGGTGGTGGTGCGCGACGCCACCACCCGCGACGGCCCGGATCGCCAGCAGCCGTTCAACCTGCGCGTGCCGGGCGGCGTCCAGACCGTCACCGGTACCGGCCAGGTCTACGACATCGCCCACTTCCAGGTGGTCCAGGGCGACCAGGTGCGCGGCTACGGCGGCACCGCCAACCCGCGGCCCGGCCGCCGGGTGCTGGCGCGCTGGCTCAACGACGCCGCCGCCGTCCGCTTCAATCCCGGCAACCCCGGTGGCCCGCCCGGCTCGGTGGCGATCGCCGCGGACGGCTCGGTGGCGATGTTCGTGCCGGCGCGGCGAGCGCTGTCCTGGCAGGTCAACGCCCCGAACGGCGAGCCGGTGGTGCGCGAGCGCTACTGGCTGACCGTGCAGCCCGGCGAGGTCCGCGCCTGCGACGGCTGCCACGGCGCCACGCCGACCAACCAGGTCGGTCAGGGTGCGGCGCAGAACACGCCGCTGGCCCTGCGCGAGCTGCTGACCTGGTTCGAGGCCACCCACGACCGCGTGTTCGCAGGCAGCTTCCAGCCATGATCCGGCGGGCCGGCTGCGGCCTGCTTCTGGCCGCAGCCGGTCTGGCATCCGCCCCGGCGCACGACGGGGAGGACCGTCCATCCGGCGCGACCACGGGCACCTCGGGGCCGACGGTCCTGGTGTTCTCGCGCACCACAGGCTTCCGCCACGATTCGATCCCCGCCGGGCACGCGCTGCTGCAGGCCCTGGCCACGCAGCACGGCTTCGTCGCCGTGGCCAGCGAGGATCCGGCGCAGTTCTCCGCCGCCAGCCTTGCCGGCTTCGACGCCGTGGTGTTCCTCAACACCACCGGCACCGTGCTCGATGCCGCCCAGAAGCAGGCCTTCGAGTCCTGGATCCGCGCCGGCGGCGGCTTCGTCGGCGTCCATGCCGCCGCGGACACCGAATACCAGTGGCCCTTCTACGGCGAGCTGCTCGGCGGCGACGCCTGGTTCCTCAGCCATCCGGCGATCCAGGACGCCGAACTCGATGTCGAAGCCGGCGACGACCGCGCCACCCGCCACCTGCCCGCGCGGTTCGGCTTCCGCGACGAGTGGTACAACTTCCAGGCCAACCCGCGCCCCGCGGTGACCGTGCTGCTGCGCATCGACGAGGGCAGCTACGCCCCCGGCGGCGGCGCCATGGGCGCCGACCATCCGATCACCTGGCGGCGCGGCGTCGACGCCGGCCGGTCCTGGTACACCGCGCTGGGACATCGCATCGAGACCTACGCCGATCCGCGCTTCCGCAGGCTGCTGCTCGGCGGCCTGGTCTGGGCCAGCGGCGACGGCCTGCTGTCGACCGGATTCGAATCCGATCTTCCGGCCGACCGCGGGTCACGCTGAGCGGGCGCCAATGGTCGCGCGGGCCGGCGTCGACGCGCCAGGATGCTTCTTGAGAATGCGTAGCGAGGCCTTCGAGATCGCGTCGTGATGCGGATGGCTCCGTCGAACCGGCCAACGGGAGCGGACCGTGCCACGGCGCGAAGGTCGTCGACCGCAGCAGCGGCCGCACGAAAGATCCGGGGTGGCCCGTCGGCCCCTACTCGATGACGATGCTGGGCAGGCCCAGCTCCTTGCTGCGCGCGCGCAGGCTCAGGCGACCGGCGGCGGCGCGGGCGATGGCGCGATAGGCGGCCGCCTCGGCCGAGTCCGGCGCGGCCACCACGGTAGGGTTGCCGCCGTCGGCCTGTTCGCGGATCGCCAGCGCCAGCGGCAGTTGGCCGAGCAGGGGCACGTCGTACTGCTGCGCCATGCGCGCGCCGCCGCCCTCGCCGAAGATCGGCTCGACGTGGCCGCAGGCGCCGCACACGTGGGTGCTCATGTTCTCGACCACGCCCAGCACCGGCACCTCGACCTTGCGGAACATGCCCAGCGCCTTGCGCGCGTCGAGCAGGGCGATGTCCTGCGGCGTGGTGACGATCACCGCACCGGACACCGGCACGCGCTGCGACAGGGTGAGCTGGATGTCGCCGGTGCCGGGCGGCAGGTCGATCACCAGGTAGTCCAGGTCGTCCCAGGCGGTCTCGGTCAGCATCTGCTGCAGGGCCTGGGTGGTCATCGGACCGCGCCAGATCATCGGCGTGTCCTCGTCGATCATGAAGCCGATCGACATGCACTGCAGGCCGTGCGCCTGCTTGGGCACGATCCGCTTGCCGTCGGGGCTGTCCGGGCGGCCCGACACGCCCAGCATGCGCGGCACGCTGGGGCCGTGGATGTCGGCGTCGAGCACGCCGGCGTGGGCGCCCTCGGCGGCCAGGGCCAGGGCCAGGTTGACCGCCGTGGTCGACTTGCCGACGCCGCCCTTGCCGGAGGCGACGGCGATGATGTTGCGCACCTGAGGCAGCGGCGTCAGCCCGGCACGCACCTGGTGGGCGACCACGCGCTGGTCGACGCCGACCAGGGCATCGGCGAAGCCGGCCGCCGCCAGGGCGGCGGCGACCTGATCGCGCAGGACGGGCAGCCAGGAGCGCGCCGGGTAGCCGAGCACCAGGTCGACCGCCAGCCGGCCGCCGCCCTCGACCACCGCCTTGAGCGCGCCGCCGGCGACCAGGTCGACCCCGGTATGGGGATCGACGATCCCGGCCAGCACTTCGCGCACCCTGTCCTCGACGCCTGCCATCGCCTCACCTTCCTTGCTGCGGGGCGGCCATTGTAGGCCGCGGTCGCACGCCGGGTGCGATAATGCGCGGCCCCCGAGGTCCCGCCCGCGCATGCCGACGAAGCCCCTGCTGGTCACCAACGCCCTGCCCTACGCCAACGGCCACCTGCACCTGGGCCACCTGGTGGGCTACATCCAGGCCGACATCTGGGTGCGCGCCCGGCGCATGGCCGGCGACACCGTGCACTTCGTCTGCGCCGACGACACCCACGGCACGCCGGTGATGCTGGCGGCCGAGAAGCAGGGCGTCTCGCCGGAGGACTTCATCGCCGCCATGCAGGCCAGCCACGAGCGCGACTTCGCGGATTTCCATGTCGCCTTCGACCACTACGGCTCCACCCATTCGGCGCGCAACCGGCAGTGGGCGGAACGGCTGTACCGGGCGCTGGACGCCGGCGGCCACATCGAGCGGCGCGCCATCGCCCAGCTCTACGATCCCGAGCGCGGCATGTTCCTGCCCGACCGCTACGTGCGCGGCACCTGCCCGAACTGCGGCGCCGCCGACCAGTACGGCGACAACTGCGAGTCCTGCGGCGCCACCTACGCGCCCACCGACCTGGTCGACGCCCGTTCGGTGGTGTCCGGCGCCACCCCGGTGCTGCGCGAGTCCGAGCACTTCTTCTTCCGGCTCGGCGACTTCACCGGTGTGCTCAGGGACTGGCTGGCCGGCGACGTCGCCGTGCCCGGCGTCAAGGCCAAGCTGCGCGAATGGATCGATGCCGAGGGCGGCCTGCGCGACTGGGACATCTCGCGCGACGCGCCCTACTTCGGCTTCGAGATCCCCGGCCACCCGGGCAAGTTCTTCTACGTGTGGCTGGACGCGCCGATCGGCTACCTGTCGAGCCTGGCGGCGCTGTTCGACGGCGGCGGCGTGGCTGGCGCCGATGCCACCACGTTGGAGTCCCTGCTGGCGCCCGGCGAGCAGGCCGAACTGCACCACTTCATCGGCAAGGACATCGTCAACTTCCACGGCCTGTTCTGGCCCGCCGTGCTGCACGGCGCCGGCCTGCGCCTGCCGACCCGCCTGCACGTCAACGGTTACCTGACCGTCAACGGCGCCAAGATGAGCAAGTCGCGCGGCACCTTCATCCAGGCCCGCACCTACCTGGATGCCGGCCTGGAACCCGAGTACCTGCGCTACTACTACGCGACCGTCTCCGGCGGCGGCGTCGACGACCTCGACCTCGACCTCAAGGCCTTCGTCGACGTGGTCAATTCCCACCTGGTCGGCAAGTTCGTCAACATCGCCAGCCGCTGCGCGAAGCTGCTGGCGACTCACTTCGGCAACACCTTGCCCAGGCTGTCGGCCTCGGAGCCCAGCGCGGAGTTTTCGTGTGCCTGGCACCTCGCCGACGTGCGCCAACTGGGCACGCGTGTGGGGGAGGCCTTCCGACGTGGCGAATTCGCGGCTGCCGTACGCGACATCATGGCAGTGGCGGACAGACTCAACCGCTTCATCGACGAGCGCAAACCGTGGGAGCAGGCCAAGGACTCAGGCCGGCATGACGAACTGGGCGACACCCTGCTGGTTGGCATCGCCGGGTTCCGAGCCATGGCCATAGCCTTGGCGCCGGTCTTGCCTGCAATCGCGGCAGCGGTCGGTCGCTGGCTCGGCGAAGATGCCGGGCGGTGGACCGTAGACAGCTATGCCGTCGATATCTCCGGTCGGACACTGGCCGCCTACCAGCCCCTGCTCACCCGCATCGACCCCAAGCACATCGCCGCCATGATCGAAGCCAGCAAGGACACCCTCGCCGCCCCCCCTGCCGAGGCCGCCACGGCAACGCCCCCCGGTCCCCAATCCGTCCCCGGTCCCCAGAACACGCCCACCCCGAGTCCCGAGTCCCGGGCCCCGAATCCCGGCCCCGAAACCATCTCCATCGACGACTTCGCCCGCCTCGACCTGCGCATCGGCAAGGTGCTGGCCTGCGAGCCGGTCGAGGGCGCCGACAAGCTGCTGCGCTTCGAACTGGACGCGGGGGAGCTTGGCCGCCGGCAGATCTTCTCGGGCATCAAGGCCGCCTATCCGGAGCCGGCCGCCCTGGTCGGCCGGCACGTGGTGTTCATCGCCAACCTGGCGCCGCGCAAGATGCGCTTCGGGATGAGCGAGGGCATGATCCTGTCGGCCGGCAGCGGCGGCGGCGAGCTTTTCCTGCTCGATGTCGACACCGGCGCCCAGGCCGGCATGCCGGTGAAGTGATCCCCGGCGCGGTCGGCGCCCATCCACGGAGAGGCAAGCGGCATGGCAGCAACCTCGGCACGCCGCATCGGTCCGGTCCTTGCGACCTTCGTGGTCGCCAACAACATGATCGGCGCCGGCTTCTTCCTGCTGCCGGCGACCCTGGCGCGCAGCGGCAGCGTGACCTGGATCGCCTGGCTGGTCGGCACCGCCCTGGCGGTGCTGCTGGGCGGCGCCTTTGCGCGACTGGCGCGCACCCACCCGGCGATGACCAGCGCCGACGATTACGTCCGGCCGGCGCTGGGCCGCGACGCCGGGTTCCTGGCCGCCACCCTGTACTGGCTGGCGTCGTGGATCGGCAACAACGCCATCGCCGTCGCCGCCTTCGGCTACCTGGCGACCCTGCTGCCCTTCGCCAGCCATGAGCCGGGCGTCCAGCTTGCCGGCCAGCTCGCCCTGATCTGGCTGGTGTTCGCGCTCAACCTGCTGGGCCCGCGGCAAGTGGCGCGCTTCCAGGGCGCCACGGTCGTGCTCGGGCTGCTGCCGGTACTCGCGGTGCTGCTGTTCGGCTGGCAGCAGTTCGACCCGGACACCTTCGCGGGTGGCTGGAACCGGACCTCGGACAGCGACGCGGCGGTGGTGCTGGCCAGCCTGGCGCCGGTGTTCTGGGCCTTCGTCGGCCTTGAGTCCGGCGCGATGATCGCCGGCGTGGTGCGCGATCCCGACCGCAACGTGCCGCGCGCCACCCTGGCCGGCATCGTCCTGGCCGGCTGCGTGTACGTGCTCGCCTCGGTGCTGCTGATGGGTATCGTGCCGGCCGCCGAGCTGGCCGGTTCCAGCGCGCCGTTCGCGCTGGTCGCCGGTCAGCTGTTCGGTCCGCTCGGCCTCTGGCTGGTCGCCGCCGCGGCGGCGATCAAGGCGACCGGCACCCTGGGTGGCTGGATGCTGGTCAGCGGCGAGACCGGCGCACGGGCCGCCGCGCGCGGCTTTCTGCCCTGGGCGCTGTTCGGACCGGTGCGCGGCAACGGCGCCGCCGGCCGCGGACTGCTGGTGATCGCCGTGGGCATGAGCCTGGTCGCGGTGCTGACCTCGGCACCGACGGTCGGCGAGCAGTTCGGCCGCCTGGTCGGCATGGTGGTGCTGCTGGTGGTGATCGCCTACGCCGCGGCCGGATTGAGCCTGCTGGTCGGCTCGCCGGCCGCGCCGGCCACGGGGCGGGACCGCCTGTACGGCGCCGGCGCGCTGGCGGCCTGTGCCCTGCTGTTGTTCAGTTCGCCCTGGCCGATGCTGGGCGGGGCCCTGGCAACGGCCGCGCTGGTCTGGATCGCCTGGCGGCTGACCGGCGCCAGGCGGCCACCGCCGGCGGCGACGGATGCCACCGCGGATGGCTGACTACCTGCTGTTGCTGGTCGGCACCGTCCTGGTCAACAACGTGGTGCTGACCAAGTTCCTCGGGCTGTGCCCGTTCATGGGTACGTCCCGGCGCCTGGACAATGCGCTCGGCCTGGCCCTGGCCACCGGCCTGGTGCTGACCCTCACCTCGGGCCTGTGCTGGCTGGTGACCCGCTGGCTGCTCGAGCCGTTCGGCCTGGAGTACCTGCGCACCCTGGCCTTCATCCTGGTGATCGCCGCCAGCGTGCAGTTCACCGAGACCGTGCTGCGCGCCACCGCACCGGTGCTGTACCAGGCGCTGGGCATCTTCCTGCCGCTGATCACCAGCAACTGCGCGGTGCTCGGCGTCGCCCTGCTGAACACCTGGGCGCAGCGCAGCCTGTTCGAGGCGATGCTGGCCGGCTTCGGCGCCGCGCTCGGTTTCGGCCTGGTGCTGCTGCTGTTCGCGGCCGCCCGCGAACGCCTCGAGGCGAGCCCGGTGCCGGCACCCTTCCGCGGCGTGCCGATCGCCCTGGTCACCGCCGGCCTGATGTCCCTGGCCTTCATGGGCTTCGCCGGCATGGGCCGCGGCTGATGCTGGCGGCGGTGGCGGCGATCGGCGGCCTGGCCTTGCTGCTCGGGCTCCTGCTGGGCTGGGCGGCACGGCGCCTCCGCGTCGAAGGAGACCCGGTGGTCGAGCGCATCGATGCCCTGTTGCCGCAGACCCAGTGCGGCCAGTGCGGCTATCCGGGGTGTCGTCCTTACGCGCAGGCGATCGCCGACGGGCAGGCCGATATCAACCAGTGCCCGCCGGGCGGCGCCGCCACGGTGCGTGCCCTGGCCGACCTGCTCGGCCGCGAGCCGCGCCCCCTGGACGCTGCTCGCGGCGTGGAGAAGCCGCCGCAGGTGGCGCTGATCGACGAGGAACGCTGTATCGGCTGCACCCTGTGCATCCAGGCCTGCCCGGTGGACGCCATCGTCGGCGCACCCAAGCGCATGCACACCGTGCTGGCCGCGGACTGCACAGGCTGCGAACTGTGCCTGCCGCCCTGCCCGGTCGACTGTATCGATCTGGTGCCCCTGCCGACCCCGCTGCGCGGCTTTCGCCGGCCGGCGCCGAGGGTGCCGCTGCCGCACTGACGCCGCCGCCGGGCCGGGTGCGCACCGCGCCGCGGCTATACTGCGACCGACCCGACCAGGAATCCGCCATGTCCGTTTCGACGTTGCGCGCCGAGCACTGCCGGCCGCTCAAGGGCCCCGAACACCGTCTCGACGACACCGCCCTCGGCGAACTGCTGGCCGCCCTGCCGGGCTGGTCGCTGCGCGAGGA
This Lysobacterales bacterium DNA region includes the following protein-coding sequences:
- the rsxA gene encoding electron transport complex subunit RsxA, with protein sequence MADYLLLLVGTVLVNNVVLTKFLGLCPFMGTSRRLDNALGLALATGLVLTLTSGLCWLVTRWLLEPFGLEYLRTLAFILVIAASVQFTETVLRATAPVLYQALGIFLPLITSNCAVLGVALLNTWAQRSLFEAMLAGFGAALGFGLVLLLFAAARERLEASPVPAPFRGVPIALVTAGLMSLAFMGFAGMGRG
- a CDS encoding ThuA domain-containing protein; amino-acid sequence: MIRRAGCGLLLAAAGLASAPAHDGEDRPSGATTGTSGPTVLVFSRTTGFRHDSIPAGHALLQALATQHGFVAVASEDPAQFSAASLAGFDAVVFLNTTGTVLDAAQKQAFESWIRAGGGFVGVHAAADTEYQWPFYGELLGGDAWFLSHPAIQDAELDVEAGDDRATRHLPARFGFRDEWYNFQANPRPAVTVLLRIDEGSYAPGGGAMGADHPITWRRGVDAGRSWYTALGHRIETYADPRFRRLLLGGLVWASGDGLLSTGFESDLPADRGSR
- the metG gene encoding methionine--tRNA ligase, which encodes MPTKPLLVTNALPYANGHLHLGHLVGYIQADIWVRARRMAGDTVHFVCADDTHGTPVMLAAEKQGVSPEDFIAAMQASHERDFADFHVAFDHYGSTHSARNRQWAERLYRALDAGGHIERRAIAQLYDPERGMFLPDRYVRGTCPNCGAADQYGDNCESCGATYAPTDLVDARSVVSGATPVLRESEHFFFRLGDFTGVLRDWLAGDVAVPGVKAKLREWIDAEGGLRDWDISRDAPYFGFEIPGHPGKFFYVWLDAPIGYLSSLAALFDGGGVAGADATTLESLLAPGEQAELHHFIGKDIVNFHGLFWPAVLHGAGLRLPTRLHVNGYLTVNGAKMSKSRGTFIQARTYLDAGLEPEYLRYYYATVSGGGVDDLDLDLKAFVDVVNSHLVGKFVNIASRCAKLLATHFGNTLPRLSASEPSAEFSCAWHLADVRQLGTRVGEAFRRGEFAAAVRDIMAVADRLNRFIDERKPWEQAKDSGRHDELGDTLLVGIAGFRAMAIALAPVLPAIAAAVGRWLGEDAGRWTVDSYAVDISGRTLAAYQPLLTRIDPKHIAAMIEASKDTLAAPPAEAATATPPGPQSVPGPQNTPTPSPESRAPNPGPETISIDDFARLDLRIGKVLACEPVEGADKLLRFELDAGELGRRQIFSGIKAAYPEPAALVGRHVVFIANLAPRKMRFGMSEGMILSAGSGGGELFLLDVDTGAQAGMPVK
- a CDS encoding dCTP deaminase, translated to MSIKSDRWIRQMASEHGMIEPFAPGQVRHGDDGARLISWGTSSYGYDVRCADEFKIFTNINSTIVDPKDFDARNFVDFKGDVCIIPPNSFALARTVEYFRIPRDVLVVCLGKSTYARCGIIVNVTPLEPEWQGHVTLEFSNTTPLPARIYANEGVAQMLFFQSDETCETSYADRGGKYQGQRGVTLPRT
- a CDS encoding GAP family protein, giving the protein MTETLAAVLALAVVDSINPSALVVAIYLLTQANVVARLLAYVAGILASYFAFGCALMLGAGAVFARFGAALDHPVVWGVQAALGAVLLAFAVFAPKRGADSMPPPPAPRAGGLVGMMLLGATVTVLELVTALPYFGAIALMVGAGLPAPVWLPLLLVYNLIFVLPPLALLGLHLAFGSRLRSRYGGWQARLQAGARETLLWIFGIVGVGLLFDAAARFRAAG
- the apbC gene encoding iron-sulfur cluster carrier protein ApbC, with the translated sequence MAGVEDRVREVLAGIVDPHTGVDLVAGGALKAVVEGGGRLAVDLVLGYPARSWLPVLRDQVAAALAAAGFADALVGVDQRVVAHQVRAGLTPLPQVRNIIAVASGKGGVGKSTTAVNLALALAAEGAHAGVLDADIHGPSVPRMLGVSGRPDSPDGKRIVPKQAHGLQCMSIGFMIDEDTPMIWRGPMTTQALQQMLTETAWDDLDYLVIDLPPGTGDIQLTLSQRVPVSGAVIVTTPQDIALLDARKALGMFRKVEVPVLGVVENMSTHVCGACGHVEPIFGEGGGARMAQQYDVPLLGQLPLALAIREQADGGNPTVVAAPDSAEAAAYRAIARAAAGRLSLRARSKELGLPSIVIE
- a CDS encoding amino acid permease, which codes for MAATSARRIGPVLATFVVANNMIGAGFFLLPATLARSGSVTWIAWLVGTALAVLLGGAFARLARTHPAMTSADDYVRPALGRDAGFLAATLYWLASWIGNNAIAVAAFGYLATLLPFASHEPGVQLAGQLALIWLVFALNLLGPRQVARFQGATVVLGLLPVLAVLLFGWQQFDPDTFAGGWNRTSDSDAAVVLASLAPVFWAFVGLESGAMIAGVVRDPDRNVPRATLAGIVLAGCVYVLASVLLMGIVPAAELAGSSAPFALVAGQLFGPLGLWLVAAAAAIKATGTLGGWMLVSGETGARAAARGFLPWALFGPVRGNGAAGRGLLVIAVGMSLVAVLTSAPTVGEQFGRLVGMVVLLVVIAYAAAGLSLLVGSPAAPATGRDRLYGAGALAACALLLFSSPWPMLGGALATAALVWIAWRLTGARRPPPAATDATADG